From Sulfurovum zhangzhouensis, one genomic window encodes:
- the exbB gene encoding TonB-system energizer ExbB, producing the protein MPVDQIKHIVDYGVIGLLLFLSFITFMFAIERALFYRSIKVENYSHKNALELDLTKRLPTIASIGSNAPYIGLLGTVLAIILTFYIIGSQQDTINPGEIMKHLALALKATAAGLVVAIPATVLYNALITKVDRKLAEWEIARDEGRLV; encoded by the coding sequence ATGCCTGTAGATCAGATCAAACATATCGTCGATTATGGAGTGATCGGCTTACTTCTATTTCTAAGTTTTATTACTTTTATGTTCGCTATCGAACGTGCACTCTTTTACCGTTCTATCAAAGTTGAAAATTACAGCCATAAAAATGCACTCGAACTTGATTTGACCAAGCGTCTTCCAACGATCGCTTCTATCGGTTCAAATGCTCCTTATATAGGTCTGCTTGGAACTGTACTTGCTATTATCCTTACTTTCTACATCATCGGTTCACAACAAGACACTATTAATCCCGGTGAGATTATGAAACACCTTGCATTAGCCCTTAAAGCTACCGCAGCCGGTCTTGTCGTGGCGATCCCTGCTACTGTACTTTATAACGCTCTTATCACAAAAGTAGACAGAAAACTGGCTGAGTGGGAGATCGCTAGAGATGAAGGAAGGCTCGTTTAG
- a CDS encoding ExbD/TolR family protein, producing MRREPFDKMNVVPFIDIVLVLLVIVLATATFVTNQTIKVDLPTASSQKDEETKSITIAINKEGEYFYNKEALPFEQIKERLLKLDPKKDIVSLHTDQKSEFQNFVNVIDILKEKGFENISIVTKR from the coding sequence ATGAGAAGAGAACCCTTTGATAAGATGAACGTAGTTCCGTTCATCGATATCGTGCTCGTGCTTCTTGTCATCGTGCTTGCTACAGCAACATTTGTAACCAACCAAACGATCAAAGTAGACCTACCGACTGCCAGCAGTCAAAAAGATGAAGAGACCAAGAGCATTACCATTGCGATCAACAAAGAAGGAGAGTACTTCTACAACAAAGAAGCGCTTCCTTTTGAACAGATCAAAGAAAGACTGCTTAAACTTGATCCTAAAAAAGATATCGTCTCTTTACATACCGATCAGAAGTCTGAGTTTCAAAACTTTGTCAATGTAATCGATATCCTAAAAGAAAAAGGATTTGAGAATATTTCGATTGTTACAAAACGTTAA
- a CDS encoding thioredoxin family protein: MTLEEVQNIIREEVGVLLYFSGERCSVCHALRPKFKELFDAEFPLIKQIYLDAHENPEISAHYQVFSVPTMLVFLDGREFVREGRAVSMYKLTEQLMRPYQMMTE; the protein is encoded by the coding sequence ATGACCTTAGAAGAAGTGCAAAATATCATAAGAGAAGAGGTAGGAGTACTGCTATATTTTTCCGGTGAAAGGTGCAGCGTTTGTCACGCACTCAGACCGAAGTTCAAAGAGTTATTTGATGCTGAGTTTCCATTGATTAAACAGATCTATCTGGATGCCCATGAAAATCCAGAGATTTCGGCACATTATCAGGTATTCTCAGTACCTACGATGCTTGTTTTCCTAGATGGCCGTGAGTTTGTGAGAGAGGGAAGGGCTGTGAGTATGTATAAACTCACTGAACAGTTGATGCGTCCGTATCAGATGATGACGGAATAG
- a CDS encoding protein adenylyltransferase SelO: MKLKEIQLTNPYLELPALCYDRVKPSPLQSAYLIHANPEIAEQLDIDQDELDTEHFVEFVNGALELEGSDPFAMCYAGHQFGFFVERLGDGRAVNIGTIATPMGNQHLQLKGAGLTKYSRDGDGRAVLRSSIREYLMSEAMNGLGIPTTRALALIGSGHSVYRGEWEKGAIVLRVSPSWVRFGTFEYFAHHKKYVELKALADYAIAESYPHLIGEENVYELFFTEVVGKTAMLMAQWQAVGFNHGVMNTDNMSIHGLTIDYGPYAFLDDYDFRNICNHTDTYGRYSFGSQPNIGEWNLRALMVALSPLADEERMSQILDKHYARLYTQHYLYRMGKKLGLDKLEQDDIDLVSHLLGMMQGLSVDYTLFFRTLSHYNGDRKEILKVGLYHQPMHDWLDAYDERLTQNTSTTEERHQNMQRTNPKYVLKNYMLQEAITAANQGDFSIVDQLFKLAQSPYDEHPECERWAGATPEEFKNKKLSCSS, from the coding sequence ATGAAATTAAAAGAGATACAATTAACCAACCCTTATTTGGAACTTCCGGCACTTTGTTATGATAGAGTAAAGCCCTCACCACTGCAAAGTGCTTACTTGATTCATGCCAATCCCGAGATCGCCGAACAGCTGGATATTGATCAGGATGAACTGGATACCGAACATTTTGTAGAGTTTGTGAATGGTGCATTAGAGCTGGAGGGAAGTGATCCTTTTGCCATGTGTTATGCCGGACATCAGTTCGGCTTTTTCGTAGAACGTTTGGGAGACGGCCGGGCAGTTAATATCGGTACGATTGCTACACCGATGGGTAACCAACATCTTCAGCTCAAAGGTGCAGGGCTTACGAAGTATTCACGTGATGGGGATGGTAGGGCGGTATTGCGTTCTTCTATTCGTGAATATCTGATGAGTGAAGCAATGAATGGACTGGGTATCCCTACTACCAGGGCCTTGGCACTTATAGGTTCAGGCCATTCTGTTTATAGAGGTGAATGGGAGAAGGGGGCAATCGTACTTCGTGTCTCCCCGTCATGGGTACGTTTTGGCACCTTTGAGTACTTTGCGCATCATAAAAAGTATGTAGAGCTCAAAGCTTTGGCTGATTATGCGATCGCTGAATCTTACCCTCATTTGATTGGTGAAGAGAATGTCTATGAGCTTTTTTTTACAGAGGTTGTAGGAAAAACAGCGATGTTGATGGCACAGTGGCAGGCAGTCGGTTTCAACCATGGTGTAATGAATACTGACAACATGTCTATCCATGGTCTTACCATCGACTATGGTCCGTATGCATTTTTGGATGACTATGATTTTAGAAATATCTGTAACCATACAGATACTTATGGACGTTACAGCTTTGGAAGCCAACCTAATATAGGAGAGTGGAATCTTAGAGCATTGATGGTGGCACTTTCACCATTGGCAGATGAAGAACGTATGTCACAGATATTGGATAAACATTATGCAAGGCTCTATACACAGCACTACCTCTACCGCATGGGTAAAAAGCTCGGGCTGGATAAGCTTGAGCAAGATGATATAGACCTTGTCAGTCATCTACTTGGTATGATGCAGGGGTTAAGTGTGGACTATACGCTCTTTTTCAGAACACTCAGTCACTATAATGGAGATAGAAAAGAGATACTTAAAGTGGGACTCTATCATCAACCGATGCATGATTGGCTGGATGCCTATGATGAGAGATTGACTCAGAATACATCTACAACAGAAGAACGTCATCAAAATATGCAGCGTACCAATCCAAAGTATGTACTCAAAAACTATATGCTTCAAGAAGCGATCACAGCAGCCAATCAAGGAGACTTCAGTATAGTCGATCAACTCTTCAAACTTGCCCAGTCACCTTATGATGAGCATCCTGAGTGTGAAAGATGGGCAGGTGCAACACCTGAGGAGTTTAAGAACAAGAAGCTCAGTTGTAGTTCCTAG
- a CDS encoding YebC/PmpR family DNA-binding transcriptional regulator, whose amino-acid sequence MGRAFEYRKAAKMKRWGAMSRIFPKLGKSITMAAKEGGSADPDMNSKLRTAILNAKAQNMPKDNIDAAIKRAFEKNAADFKEITYDIKAPYGVQIVVECATDNNTRTVANVKAIVNKNGGEMLTSGSLSFMFTRKSIFTFDKTPDMDIEELELELIDYGLEEIEEDVEPQENGDDKTIIRIYGEFTSFGELSKALEERGIEVTKASLEYIANAPIDLSDEQMEAVETLIDKLEEDDDVQHVYTNIN is encoded by the coding sequence ATGGGTAGAGCGTTTGAGTACCGTAAAGCAGCAAAAATGAAAAGATGGGGTGCAATGTCCCGTATCTTCCCAAAATTGGGTAAAAGTATCACTATGGCAGCCAAAGAGGGAGGTTCGGCTGATCCTGATATGAACTCCAAGCTTCGTACAGCGATCCTCAATGCAAAAGCGCAGAATATGCCGAAAGACAACATCGATGCAGCAATCAAAAGAGCCTTTGAAAAAAATGCAGCAGACTTCAAAGAGATCACTTATGATATCAAAGCACCATATGGTGTACAGATCGTCGTAGAATGTGCAACTGATAATAACACAAGAACAGTTGCAAACGTCAAAGCGATCGTCAATAAAAACGGCGGCGAGATGCTTACATCAGGATCACTTAGCTTTATGTTCACACGCAAATCTATCTTCACTTTTGATAAGACACCGGATATGGATATCGAAGAGCTTGAGCTTGAACTTATCGATTATGGTCTTGAAGAGATCGAAGAAGATGTAGAACCTCAAGAGAATGGCGATGACAAAACGATCATCAGGATCTATGGTGAATTCACTTCATTTGGCGAACTGAGTAAAGCACTTGAAGAAAGAGGAATCGAAGTGACCAAAGCATCACTTGAATATATTGCCAATGCACCAATCGATCTTAGTGATGAACAAATGGAAGCAGTTGAAACACTCATCGACAAACTCGAAGAGGATGATGACGTACAACACGTTTACACAAACATCAACTAA